Proteins co-encoded in one Sulfurovum xiamenensis genomic window:
- a CDS encoding FixH family protein, which produces MAKNSAKTYWPHMILGFLVLGITLSYWTVKSASSIPVQESNQYMLKYQMADMNINQIMEKKIAFDKAYAIHLLNVETMVMTDNVNSNRPQPNPVKLLQGMNAFSYEVVTKDGTKVSDANVTFLLTQPHSRKEDKLFNNVPYEDGKYQIRDVEITKAGRYTLQLRAEVGDTIGYSEISAYLKP; this is translated from the coding sequence ATGGCAAAAAATAGCGCAAAAACATACTGGCCACATATGATACTGGGCTTTCTTGTACTCGGGATCACACTCAGTTACTGGACAGTAAAATCAGCATCATCGATACCGGTACAAGAGTCTAATCAATATATGCTCAAATACCAGATGGCTGATATGAATATTAATCAGATCATGGAGAAAAAAATAGCCTTTGATAAGGCATATGCCATTCATCTATTAAATGTGGAAACCATGGTCATGACAGATAATGTGAACAGTAACCGTCCTCAACCAAATCCTGTGAAATTGTTACAGGGTATGAATGCATTTTCTTATGAGGTGGTTACCAAAGACGGTACAAAAGTCTCTGATGCAAATGTCACCTTTTTACTGACACAGCCTCACAGCAGAAAAGAAGATAAACTTTTTAACAATGTTCCGTATGAGGATGGAAAATACCAAATCAGAGATGTAGAGATCACTAAAGCGGGAAGATACACCTTGCAGCTTAGAGCAGAAGTCGGCGATACGATAGGTTACTCTGAAATATCCGCTTATCTCAAACCATAA
- a CDS encoding PD-(D/E)XK nuclease family protein yields MNQLHIYPTSRALRTVSAAQKEQDGFLPALMRMDEFEQRAILLDDKVQIDPLQRILLLREAASFQAFESLNLNLELVRFFTKSDALFKFFEELAAEQISFDILVQADAYAEFETHLGILEQLFENYRRLLDAKGFTDKALIPHTYRINEGFLQAYENIEIHLEGYLSHFELELIEKIAKRTQLIIHYTTSPFNVKMQERFEALGITLENDAIVSFDLSDKKIVSTRPNDAKINANVFSVEERQEQIAVAFVQIEKMVRSGILPEEIVLILPDESFKEHFTLFDTQNNLNFAMGYDYANGRIYKSLEALYRYWQNFESEHRQLLERYGFDLEIVEKLSPAKHCNIEAFFRAIDGLGLLECPLLQGEKKEKMNERVYEKYLHFLKIFAKEELRLKEWLFFWLKALSKITIDDVRGGMVTVMGVLETRGVSFEGVVIVDFNEGVVPAASSKDQFLNSSVRAFANLPTKNDREALQKQYYKRLLEQAKEVAILYSSSDNKLPSKFLYELGLKGAVPTPVLSTLLYDQTSQCVEEKDPQVEHFNAQDITWSASRLKTYLECKRKYYYRYIQKIEAKKEEELNEGAFLHLLLDHLYREKASYENADEMQKKLDILLDQLLPFDDSKTAYKKLLWKEKLKGFVTSQIEHFKSDWSVVEREVEVHGEIGGLRFKGRIDRIDQNTTDTLILDYKSGSTAEANKTKNLENLADFQMSIYHHMLTKKYQNITLAFVKILEGGRIEEITALEEKNEILAQHIIDLKQTNSFTAEKCEDLQKCKYCEFTLMCERGEYL; encoded by the coding sequence ATGAATCAACTCCATATTTATCCCACATCAAGAGCATTAAGAACCGTAAGTGCGGCACAGAAAGAACAGGATGGTTTTTTACCGGCACTCATGCGGATGGATGAGTTCGAACAGCGTGCTATTCTTCTGGATGATAAAGTACAGATAGATCCGCTACAGCGTATCCTTCTTTTACGTGAAGCAGCCTCATTTCAAGCTTTTGAATCGTTGAATCTCAATCTTGAGCTTGTAAGGTTCTTTACCAAGAGTGATGCACTTTTCAAATTTTTTGAAGAGTTGGCTGCTGAACAGATAAGCTTTGATATTCTGGTTCAGGCAGATGCCTATGCAGAGTTTGAAACACATCTTGGGATCTTGGAACAACTTTTTGAGAACTATAGAAGACTGCTTGATGCAAAAGGTTTTACAGACAAAGCATTGATTCCCCATACCTATAGAATCAATGAGGGATTTTTACAAGCGTATGAAAATATAGAGATACATTTAGAAGGATATTTGAGCCACTTTGAGTTGGAGCTTATCGAAAAAATAGCCAAGCGTACACAGCTTATCATACATTACACAACCAGCCCATTTAATGTGAAGATGCAGGAACGTTTTGAAGCACTGGGTATCACTTTGGAAAACGATGCAATCGTAAGTTTTGATCTAAGCGATAAAAAAATAGTTTCGACACGGCCCAATGATGCAAAGATCAATGCGAATGTTTTCTCTGTGGAGGAACGACAAGAACAGATAGCGGTTGCTTTTGTCCAGATAGAAAAGATGGTCCGTTCCGGTATACTTCCCGAAGAGATCGTGCTTATCTTGCCTGATGAAAGCTTTAAAGAGCACTTTACCCTATTTGATACCCAAAATAATCTGAACTTTGCGATGGGGTATGATTATGCTAACGGCCGTATCTACAAATCACTTGAAGCACTGTATAGATATTGGCAAAACTTTGAGAGTGAACACAGACAACTGTTGGAACGTTATGGATTTGATCTTGAAATAGTAGAGAAACTCTCCCCAGCAAAACACTGCAATATTGAAGCTTTTTTTCGTGCGATAGACGGCTTGGGACTGTTAGAGTGTCCACTGCTTCAGGGTGAGAAAAAAGAGAAGATGAATGAGCGTGTCTATGAAAAGTATCTGCACTTTCTGAAAATATTTGCAAAAGAAGAGCTGCGTTTAAAAGAGTGGCTCTTCTTCTGGCTTAAAGCACTTTCCAAGATCACTATCGATGATGTTCGGGGCGGCATGGTCACGGTGATGGGTGTGTTGGAGACCCGGGGTGTGAGTTTTGAAGGTGTGGTCATCGTCGATTTTAATGAAGGGGTTGTCCCCGCAGCTTCAAGTAAAGACCAGTTTCTTAACTCTTCAGTCCGGGCTTTTGCCAATCTCCCTACTAAAAATGACAGAGAAGCGTTGCAAAAACAGTATTATAAACGCTTACTCGAACAAGCCAAAGAGGTAGCCATACTCTACAGCAGCAGTGACAATAAACTCCCCTCAAAATTCCTGTATGAACTGGGGCTTAAAGGTGCAGTACCGACACCTGTACTAAGCACTCTACTTTATGACCAAACTTCACAGTGTGTAGAGGAGAAAGATCCGCAGGTAGAACATTTTAACGCGCAGGACATAACTTGGTCAGCCTCAAGATTGAAAACCTATCTGGAGTGTAAGCGAAAGTACTACTATCGGTATATACAAAAGATAGAAGCAAAAAAAGAAGAAGAGCTGAATGAGGGTGCTTTTTTACATCTGCTTTTAGATCACTTATATAGAGAAAAAGCAAGTTATGAAAACGCTGATGAGATGCAAAAAAAGTTAGATATTCTTTTAGATCAGTTACTTCCTTTTGATGATTCTAAAACGGCATACAAAAAACTGCTCTGGAAAGAGAAATTAAAAGGATTCGTCACGTCTCAGATAGAGCATTTCAAGAGTGATTGGAGCGTGGTGGAGAGAGAAGTGGAAGTACATGGAGAGATTGGAGGTCTCCGTTTCAAAGGACGCATAGACCGCATAGACCAGAACACCACAGATACACTGATACTTGACTATAAAAGCGGCTCAACTGCTGAAGCCAACAAAACCAAGAATCTCGAGAATCTCGCAGATTTTCAGATGAGCATCTACCATCATATGCTTACAAAAAAATACCAAAATATCACTTTGGCTTTCGTCAAGATACTGGAGGGAGGTAGGATAGAGGAGATCACAGCACTTGAAGAGAAAAATGAAATCCTGGCCCAACATATCATAGATCTCAAACAGACCAACTCTTTTACGGCTGAAAAGTGTGAGGATCTGCAAAAATGCAAGTACTGCGAATTTACTTTGATGTGTGAGAGAGGAGAGTATCTATGA
- a CDS encoding RecB-like helicase: MSFKPFLAYSASAGSGKTFALSVRYISLLFMGESPSAILAATFTNKAAAEMRQRVVDSLRGLADKNNEAFTDAICVQTELSREELLRKQPEVLARFLASSSYIVTLDSFFSSILRSASLEIGLEPDFVTKEQGEDALEKHFLEEVQAQGVLSNLVKLAMDIEDKRFMKIFDLMQNFYKVDPLLPKQEEGTLALARQEEACESLRVKMIKALSDAGAPARCMKQFDTTSIKELFGKSLFEKETLGEHTWFKKVANDEIEGLYAFLKKELAHWSKVKEAIVLDNLFKIYDYYKNATIMSAKISGVLTFDDLTYFTYRLLHESLSKEFLYFKIDSKFKHILLDEFQDTSTLQFLLLKPLIDEIFSGYGQSEFKSFFYVGDTKQSLYRFRGGVEELFDKVAQNYGVEILPMDTNYRSSRNVVEQVNRWFETTMEGYTAQKSRPGASEGYVEVLESEVLIEDAVTHAKKLLQMGVDIDEIAFLVHTNKDGQSLQEACEHEGIHTLLKTSSSLKNMPKIAALVAMCEYLFFGEKIDAQAMMLKVGKTLEEVDVSWFSAFMSPLQVTDRLVREFGYFDEDMNILKLLEFASAFSDIPTFVEEFKSSSIAVASNSVHGAKIMTVHGSKGLEFEYVILLDKLTRKNSDKSALIYHYNDNLYIDKILYRTKGRENFDEAYAQIMEERKASAIKDSKNVLYVALTRAVEGLIVIRKPKDSVFDEIGMQTMCIGTLKVHEISSREAFTKHEDTSVVISNYGTQEVNSADEEEEKDYEAILFGTALHYTLEMLGSFDEKSLELAILSLKNRYGQQLTDPSMAQIENRIRNLIDHQAFQQILDGAKVRKEQSLSFEGELKQIDLLLEYEDHCVVIDYKSSKKYALKHENQVRYYQKAIANITGKRTEGMILYLLEEEIEIKNLN, from the coding sequence ATGAGTTTCAAACCTTTTTTGGCCTACTCAGCTTCTGCAGGGTCTGGTAAGACATTTGCACTCTCTGTACGGTACATTTCACTCCTTTTCATGGGAGAATCTCCGAGTGCTATTTTGGCAGCTACTTTTACTAACAAAGCAGCAGCAGAGATGCGTCAAAGGGTGGTCGATTCTTTACGTGGCTTGGCCGACAAAAACAATGAAGCATTCACGGATGCGATCTGTGTACAGACAGAACTCTCACGTGAGGAACTTTTACGCAAACAGCCTGAGGTTTTGGCGCGGTTCCTTGCGAGCAGTTCCTACATCGTTACACTTGACAGTTTTTTCTCTTCCATCTTGCGTTCGGCCTCTTTGGAGATAGGACTTGAACCGGATTTCGTCACCAAAGAGCAGGGTGAAGATGCGCTGGAAAAACATTTCCTCGAAGAAGTGCAGGCACAGGGGGTACTTTCGAATTTAGTGAAGTTGGCTATGGATATCGAAGACAAACGTTTTATGAAGATCTTTGATCTGATGCAAAACTTTTATAAGGTAGACCCTTTATTGCCAAAGCAAGAAGAGGGAACTCTTGCTTTAGCCAGACAGGAAGAAGCATGTGAAAGCTTGAGAGTTAAGATGATCAAAGCGCTTAGCGATGCAGGGGCCCCAGCACGCTGCATGAAACAGTTTGACACAACGAGTATCAAAGAGTTATTTGGTAAATCTCTTTTTGAAAAAGAAACATTGGGAGAACACACGTGGTTCAAGAAAGTAGCCAATGATGAGATAGAAGGACTCTATGCTTTTCTCAAAAAAGAGTTGGCACATTGGTCGAAAGTAAAAGAAGCGATCGTTTTAGATAACCTTTTTAAAATCTATGACTATTATAAAAATGCGACCATTATGAGTGCAAAGATATCAGGCGTTTTGACCTTTGATGATCTGACCTATTTTACCTACCGACTCTTGCATGAAAGCCTCAGCAAAGAGTTTCTGTATTTCAAGATAGACTCCAAGTTCAAACATATCCTGCTTGATGAGTTTCAGGATACTTCTACGTTACAGTTTTTACTGCTGAAACCGCTTATCGATGAGATATTTTCAGGATATGGGCAGAGTGAATTTAAGAGCTTTTTTTATGTGGGAGATACCAAACAGTCGCTTTACCGTTTTCGCGGCGGGGTGGAAGAGCTGTTTGACAAAGTGGCCCAAAACTATGGAGTAGAGATACTGCCTATGGATACGAATTACAGAAGCTCCAGAAATGTTGTAGAGCAGGTCAACCGTTGGTTTGAGACCACTATGGAAGGGTACACGGCCCAAAAGAGCAGACCCGGAGCATCTGAAGGGTATGTTGAAGTGCTGGAGTCTGAAGTACTCATAGAGGATGCCGTGACACATGCTAAAAAACTTTTACAGATGGGTGTAGATATAGATGAGATCGCATTTTTGGTACATACGAATAAAGATGGACAGAGTTTACAAGAAGCGTGTGAACATGAAGGGATACACACACTTTTAAAAACATCCTCTTCATTAAAAAACATGCCTAAAATTGCTGCTTTGGTTGCCATGTGCGAGTATCTGTTCTTTGGTGAGAAAATAGATGCTCAGGCAATGATGCTCAAGGTAGGTAAAACTTTGGAAGAGGTAGATGTTTCCTGGTTCTCTGCCTTTATGTCTCCTTTACAGGTGACAGACAGGCTGGTAAGAGAGTTTGGGTATTTTGATGAGGATATGAATATTTTAAAACTGTTGGAATTTGCTTCTGCTTTTTCAGATATACCCACATTTGTAGAAGAGTTTAAAAGTTCGAGTATTGCAGTGGCATCTAACTCTGTACACGGTGCAAAGATCATGACAGTACATGGATCAAAAGGTTTGGAGTTTGAGTATGTCATACTTTTGGACAAATTGACACGTAAAAATTCTGACAAGTCGGCATTGATCTATCATTACAATGACAACCTTTACATTGATAAAATTCTTTACAGAACCAAAGGCAGAGAAAACTTTGATGAGGCGTATGCGCAGATCATGGAAGAGAGAAAAGCTTCTGCAATAAAAGACAGTAAAAATGTACTCTATGTGGCTTTAACCCGTGCAGTGGAAGGGCTGATCGTTATTCGAAAGCCTAAAGACTCTGTTTTTGATGAAATAGGCATGCAGACAATGTGCATTGGTACATTGAAGGTGCATGAAATATCAAGTCGTGAGGCATTCACAAAGCACGAAGATACATCTGTCGTTATCTCGAACTACGGTACACAAGAGGTGAATTCTGCTGATGAGGAAGAAGAGAAGGATTACGAGGCTATTCTGTTTGGTACGGCATTGCATTATACCTTGGAGATGCTAGGCTCTTTTGATGAAAAGAGTTTGGAATTGGCTATACTGTCATTGAAAAATCGTTATGGCCAGCAGTTGACTGATCCAAGTATGGCACAGATAGAAAATCGTATCAGAAATTTGATAGACCATCAAGCCTTCCAACAGATCCTCGATGGTGCCAAGGTCAGAAAAGAGCAGTCTCTTAGTTTTGAGGGGGAGTTGAAACAGATAGATCTTTTACTGGAGTATGAGGATCACTGTGTGGTCATAGACTATAAAAGTTCAAAGAAGTATGCACTGAAACATGAAAATCAGGTGAGATATTATCAAAAAGCCATAGCCAATATTACAGGAAAAAGAACAGAAGGAATGATCCTTTATCTGTTAGAAGAAGAAATAGAGATAAAAAACTTAAATTAA
- the rplM gene encoding 50S ribosomal protein L13 codes for MKLTSVLKPSEVQRDWVLIDAEGKTFGRILTDVAAILRGKHKPSFTPNVDCGDYVVIINAEKAKFSGVKLQEKEYFTHSGYFGSTKSKKLDDMLENHTEKLYKLAVRGMLPKTTLGRAMLKKLKVYAGAEHPHTAQINKGA; via the coding sequence ATGAAATTGACATCAGTTCTTAAACCTTCTGAAGTACAACGTGACTGGGTTCTGATCGATGCAGAAGGTAAAACTTTTGGTCGTATCTTAACTGACGTAGCGGCAATTCTTAGAGGTAAACATAAACCATCATTTACACCAAATGTAGATTGTGGTGATTACGTAGTTATCATCAATGCTGAAAAAGCAAAGTTCTCAGGGGTTAAACTTCAAGAGAAAGAGTATTTTACTCACAGTGGTTACTTTGGTTCTACTAAAAGTAAAAAACTTGATGATATGTTAGAAAACCATACAGAGAAACTTTATAAGCTTGCTGTTAGAGGTATGCTTCCAAAGACGACTCTTGGTAGAGCAATGCTGAAAAAGCTTAAAGTATATGCAGGTGCTGAACACCCACACACTGCGCAAATCAATAAGGGAGCGTAA
- the rpsI gene encoding 30S ribosomal protein S9: MATMYATGKRKAAIAKVWLTPGNGEMLINGKTLDQWLGGHETLKMKVRLPLEATKQLESMNIKATTLGGGYAAQADALKHGITKALVEFEPSFRAILKPMGLLTRDSRVVERKKPGKKKARRSPQFSKR; this comes from the coding sequence ATGGCAACTATGTACGCAACAGGAAAAAGAAAAGCAGCGATCGCTAAAGTTTGGTTGACTCCAGGTAATGGTGAAATGCTTATCAACGGTAAAACACTTGATCAATGGCTAGGTGGACACGAAACATTGAAGATGAAAGTGAGACTTCCACTTGAAGCAACAAAGCAACTTGAGTCTATGAACATTAAAGCTACGACACTTGGTGGTGGTTATGCTGCTCAAGCAGATGCACTTAAACATGGTATCACTAAAGCACTTGTAGAGTTTGAACCATCTTTTAGAGCGATCCTTAAGCCAATGGGACTTCTTACTAGAGACTCAAGAGTCGTTGAAAGAAAGAAACCAGGTAAGAAAAAAGCGAGAAGATCTCCACAGTTCTCAAAAAGATAG
- a CDS encoding NAD(P)/FAD-dependent oxidoreductase has translation MARLVVMGGGVSGHTAATFAKKWLGKAHEVVVVTPNSHWNWIPSNIWVGVGEMTKADVVFPLAPVYKKAGIDYRQALAVSIHPNGKAESDAPYIIIESTQEETKGKTEELTYDYLINATGPKLNFDATPGLGNGKGGLGEHTVSVCTADHAVHANEALEKVFEKAKAGERQKLLIGTGHGTCTCQGAAFEYIFNIEHEARKAGIRDMLDIKWISNESFLGDFGMGGLHMKVGGYTVSSKLFAESLYAERNVPWIIGAHVNKIEAGKLHYELLDGSMGEEEFDFSMLIPPFSGVGLKAYDKDGSDITDTLFAPNGFMKVDAKYDAGTYENWKASDWPRTYQNPSFTNIFACGIAFAPPHLISKPMSSPNGTPINPTPPRTGMPAGIIGKAVAHSVCNMIKNGDNAHLHEASMAEMGAACVASAGKGLFDGQAAAMTVYPVVPDFEKYPGTGRDTDYTFGEIGLAGHWIKHILHHMFIYKAKLKPGWTLIPE, from the coding sequence ATGGCACGATTGGTAGTAATGGGTGGTGGCGTTTCAGGACACACTGCTGCAACATTTGCAAAAAAATGGCTAGGAAAAGCGCATGAAGTGGTGGTAGTGACTCCAAATTCTCATTGGAACTGGATCCCATCGAACATTTGGGTAGGTGTAGGAGAGATGACAAAAGCAGATGTTGTTTTCCCCCTCGCACCGGTCTATAAAAAAGCAGGGATCGACTACAGACAGGCCTTGGCAGTCTCAATCCATCCAAATGGTAAAGCTGAGAGTGATGCTCCGTACATCATCATAGAATCTACACAAGAAGAAACGAAAGGCAAAACAGAAGAGTTGACCTATGATTATCTTATCAATGCCACTGGACCTAAACTGAACTTCGATGCAACACCGGGGTTAGGTAATGGTAAAGGTGGTTTGGGAGAACATACTGTTTCTGTTTGTACGGCAGACCATGCAGTACATGCAAATGAAGCATTGGAAAAAGTGTTTGAAAAAGCAAAAGCAGGGGAAAGACAAAAACTTCTGATAGGTACAGGCCATGGTACATGTACCTGTCAGGGAGCAGCCTTTGAGTATATTTTTAACATTGAACATGAAGCCAGAAAAGCGGGTATCCGTGATATGTTGGATATAAAATGGATCTCAAACGAATCATTCCTTGGTGACTTTGGGATGGGTGGTCTGCATATGAAAGTGGGAGGGTATACTGTCAGTTCCAAACTGTTTGCGGAATCACTTTATGCGGAAAGAAATGTTCCATGGATCATCGGAGCCCATGTGAACAAAATAGAAGCGGGTAAGCTCCATTATGAACTTTTGGATGGGTCCATGGGCGAGGAAGAGTTTGACTTCTCTATGCTGATCCCGCCATTTTCAGGTGTGGGGCTCAAAGCGTATGACAAAGATGGTTCAGATATCACAGATACACTCTTTGCACCGAACGGTTTTATGAAAGTCGATGCAAAATATGATGCAGGCACCTATGAGAACTGGAAAGCATCTGACTGGCCAAGAACCTACCAAAACCCGTCATTTACTAATATCTTTGCATGCGGTATAGCCTTTGCACCACCACATCTGATCTCTAAACCTATGAGTTCTCCAAACGGTACACCGATCAACCCTACACCCCCAAGAACAGGTATGCCTGCAGGTATCATTGGCAAAGCTGTTGCCCACTCTGTATGCAATATGATCAAAAATGGAGACAACGCTCATCTCCATGAAGCTTCTATGGCAGAAATGGGTGCAGCCTGTGTTGCAAGTGCCGGTAAAGGTCTTTTTGATGGTCAGGCTGCAGCCATGACAGTCTACCCTGTGGTACCGGATTTTGAAAAGTACCCGGGTACAGGCCGTGATACCGACTATACTTTTGGAGAGATCGGTCTTGCAGGTCACTGGATCAAACATATCCTACACCATATGTTCATCTACAAAGCAAAACTCAAGCCAGGTTGGACATTGATCCCGGAATAA
- a CDS encoding ABC transporter substrate-binding protein, which produces MQMGRIKIFLLMMIVSLLQADVWNNPHSKKKSASNTLFSSFSLPPKRLDPVVSYNANEWAFIGQIYEPPLQYNYLQRPYTLEPLTLMEMPTIRYLNKEREEVDENDKSVAFTEYRLDLRKDVMYQNHPAFAKDEKGDLLYAALSQEDLEKIETLDDFPKKGTRHLLAADYAYAIKRMGVRQNHSPVLDTMQTYIVGLKSYSSAITKIAKKKKAKREVLDLRAYDIAGVKVVDDYTLVIEIHGKYPQFLYWLTMNFFAPIPWEADIFYQQQGLVAKNLTLNWYPVGTGAYYLAENNPNKQMRLVKNPNFHDEIYPGSDHNDSGKKLPFIDEIIYALEKESIPLWNKFLQGYYDASGISSEAFDQAVQISSSGTMGLSEEMQKKGISLIGSVQPSIYYMAFNMVDPIVGGYTESARKLRQAISIAIDQEEYITIFMNERGIAAQGVIPPGIFGYEEGEEGTNSVVYDWVDGKRVRKSLAFAKQLLAEAGYPNGVSKKTGKPLKLHYDTTATGPDDRALMDWYRKQFDSLGIQLVIRATDYNRFQDKVRKGKTQLFSWGWNADYPDPENFLFLLYGGNASIDTNGVGINSSNYKNPVFDTLFEKMKTMKNTPERMEIIRQMVNISREDAPWVWGIHPKSLALSHAWYRNVIPNAMANNTLKYKRIDAALRVEKQKKWNQPAVMPLFIMVLFLVIMAFSLRRIYRNRQNRVIFQEEGRC; this is translated from the coding sequence ATGCAGATGGGTAGGATAAAGATCTTTTTATTGATGATGATCGTATCATTGCTTCAAGCAGATGTTTGGAATAACCCTCACAGTAAGAAAAAGAGTGCCTCCAATACGCTTTTTAGCTCTTTTTCACTCCCTCCTAAGAGATTGGACCCGGTTGTCTCCTATAATGCTAATGAGTGGGCATTCATCGGTCAAATCTATGAACCTCCGTTACAGTATAATTATCTTCAAAGACCTTATACGCTTGAACCACTGACACTCATGGAAATGCCAACAATACGGTATTTGAACAAAGAGAGAGAAGAAGTAGATGAAAATGATAAGAGTGTGGCATTCACTGAATACCGTCTGGACTTGAGAAAAGATGTTATGTATCAAAACCATCCTGCATTTGCGAAAGATGAAAAAGGGGACCTTCTTTATGCAGCATTGAGCCAAGAGGATCTTGAAAAGATAGAGACATTGGATGATTTTCCAAAGAAGGGTACACGTCATTTACTGGCAGCAGATTATGCCTATGCCATAAAGCGTATGGGGGTAAGGCAGAACCATTCTCCCGTTCTGGACACTATGCAAACCTATATTGTGGGGTTAAAGTCATATTCGAGTGCCATTACAAAGATAGCAAAAAAGAAGAAAGCAAAGAGGGAAGTACTTGATCTGCGTGCGTATGATATTGCAGGTGTAAAGGTTGTAGATGATTATACACTGGTCATAGAGATACATGGAAAATACCCGCAGTTTCTCTATTGGCTTACGATGAATTTCTTTGCACCTATTCCTTGGGAGGCAGATATCTTTTACCAGCAACAGGGTTTAGTGGCTAAAAATCTGACGCTCAATTGGTATCCTGTGGGCACAGGAGCCTATTATCTGGCAGAGAACAATCCAAATAAACAGATGCGTCTGGTGAAAAACCCAAATTTTCATGATGAGATCTATCCCGGTTCAGATCATAATGATTCAGGGAAGAAATTACCCTTTATAGATGAAATCATTTATGCACTGGAAAAAGAGAGTATACCTTTATGGAACAAGTTTTTACAGGGGTATTATGATGCTTCAGGCATCAGTTCAGAAGCGTTTGACCAAGCTGTACAGATCTCTTCATCGGGGACTATGGGGCTAAGTGAAGAGATGCAGAAAAAAGGTATATCTTTGATCGGATCTGTGCAGCCTTCCATTTACTATATGGCCTTTAATATGGTAGATCCTATTGTTGGCGGATATACAGAGTCAGCTAGAAAATTAAGACAAGCGATTAGTATTGCCATTGATCAGGAAGAGTACATCACTATCTTCATGAATGAAAGAGGGATAGCAGCACAAGGTGTGATACCTCCCGGTATTTTTGGCTATGAAGAGGGGGAAGAAGGTACAAACAGTGTGGTCTATGACTGGGTTGACGGGAAGAGAGTACGCAAGTCACTGGCGTTTGCCAAGCAGCTCTTGGCAGAAGCAGGATACCCAAATGGTGTTTCAAAGAAAACAGGAAAGCCTTTGAAACTTCACTATGATACGACTGCTACGGGTCCTGATGACAGAGCTTTGATGGACTGGTATCGTAAACAGTTTGATAGTTTGGGGATACAGCTTGTGATACGTGCGACTGACTATAATCGCTTTCAAGATAAAGTACGTAAAGGGAAGACACAACTTTTTTCATGGGGCTGGAATGCAGATTATCCGGATCCGGAAAACTTTCTCTTTTTGCTCTATGGGGGAAATGCCTCTATTGATACCAATGGTGTGGGGATCAACTCCTCAAATTATAAAAACCCGGTGTTTGACACACTCTTTGAAAAAATGAAAACGATGAAGAATACACCTGAGAGAATGGAAATTATACGTCAAATGGTAAACATATCAAGAGAGGATGCACCCTGGGTGTGGGGTATTCATCCTAAGTCTTTGGCCTTGTCTCATGCATGGTACCGTAATGTAATTCCCAATGCCATGGCAAACAATACACTGAAGTATAAACGTATAGATGCTGCTTTGCGGGTAGAAAAACAAAAAAAATGGAATCAGCCTGCAGTGATGCCACTGTTCATCATGGTATTGTTTCTAGTGATCATGGCATTTTCACTTCGTCGTATTTACAGAAACAGAC